From one Triticum aestivum cultivar Chinese Spring chromosome 4B, IWGSC CS RefSeq v2.1, whole genome shotgun sequence genomic stretch:
- the LOC123094741 gene encoding uncharacterized protein → MGSCASKSALEHRRTERHYTTRRGRRGRSNPRTVMPDGPKPRIVDARGRTTDFSMSEIVHVESARKSDHSKTFQLTQMEWHHSERDSSGCCKEDAWFDSVSILDDHSDEEEFKSLDGDFSDDEEEDEEQNKREKASRFADALSRIVELWRGVPMTLSIEQYMKRDDGGDDPAHRSQSMEICANKCMASSKEKNDVEDKNDKDPSTPSRIRKLLHSISFNEKMQQLTCVSPAKRKSTVIRLSYRRTPCDEDSQCGGDIGESKKYVIRPKGGMTIPSGGEKPTPGRWSRIDPSIFKLRSETFLRDKKKCPAPNYAAYYPIGVDLFASPKKVSHIAEHIDLPQFKPHHKLPSLLIVNIQMPTYPAAMFLGDSDGEGFSLCLYFRLSEYFDKEVSEHFKESIVRFLEDECEKVKGFASESTMAYRDRLKIMAGLVNPDDLQLSSTEKKLVQAYNEKPVLSRPQHSFYEGENYFEVDLDIHRFSYIARRGLDSFRERLKSGILDLGLTIQAQKQEELPEQVLCCVRLNKIDFINHGQVPTIVTSDDK, encoded by the exons ATGGGTTCATGTGCTTCCAAGTCAGCTCTTGAGCATCGTCGGACGGAGAGGCACTACACAACAAGGAGGGGCAGAAGAGGGCGCAGCAATCCCCGGACAGTGATGCCGGATGGGCCCAAACCACGAATTGTGGATGCAAGAGGGCGCACCACTGACTTCTCGATGAGTGAGATAGTCCATGTTGAGTCAGCGCGCAAGTCGGATCATTCCAAGACGTTCCAACTCACCCAGATGGAGTGGCACCACAGCGAGCGAGATTCCAGTGGTTGCTGCAAAGAAGACGCCTGGTTCGACTCTGTTAGCATCCTTGACGACCATTCTGATGAGGAGGAATTCAAGAGCTTAGATGGAG ATTTttccgatgatgaagaagaagatgaggagcaGAATAAGCGAGAGAAGGCATCACGTTTTGCTGATGCTCTCTCCCGCATCGTCGAATTATGGCGGGGTGTCCCCATGACATTGTCAATTGAACAATATATGAAAAGAGATGATG GTGGTGATGATCCTGCACATAGGAGCCAAAGCATGGAAATATGTGCCAACAAGTGTATGGCAAGTTCCAAGGAGAAAAATGATGTAGAGGACAAGAACGACAAGGATCCTAGCACCCCGTCTCGCATACGCAAGCTGCTACATTCCATCAGTTTCAATGAAAAGATGCAACAACTCACCTGTGTCAGTCCGGCGAAGAGGAAGTCTACAGTTATACGGCTCTCCTATAGGAGGACACCATGCGACGAGGACTCCCAATGTGGTGGTGACATCG GTGAATCAAAGAAATATGTCATCCGACCCAAGGGAGGGATGACGATCCCATCTGGAGGGGAAAAGCCCACACCCGGAAGATGGTCACGGATTGATCCATCCATCTTCAAACTAAGGAGTGAAACATTCCTCAG AGATAAGAAAAAATGTCCAGCTCCGAACTATGCCGCATACTACCCTATAGGCGTTGACTTGTTTGCGAGCCCCAAGAAGGTTTCGCACATTGCCGAACACATTGATCTTCCACAGTTCAAACCACACCACAAGCTCCCGTCACTGTTGATTGTCAACATCCAG ATGCCTACCTATCCTGCTGCTATGTTCCTTGGGGACAGCGATGGAGAAGGGTTCAGCCTTTGTTTATACTTCAGACTCTCTGAGTACTTTGACAAGGAGGTTTCAGAGCATTTCAAGGAATCCATCGTG AGATTTCTTGAGGATGAATGTGAGAAGGTGAAAGGTTTTGCATCAGAATCTACAATGGCATATAGAGATCGGTTGAAAATCATGGCTGGATTGGTTAACCCAGATGATCTTCAGTTGAGTTCCACAGAGAAAAAGCTTGTGCAAGCATACAACGAGAAGCCAGTCCTTTCCCGCCCTCAACATAGTTTTTATGAG GGTGAGAACTACTTTGAGGTAGATCTTGATATACACCGGTTTAGCTACATCGCAAGGAGGGGATTGGATTCATTTAGGGAACGCCTGAAGAGTGGCATCCTTGATTTGGGTTTGACAATTCAG